GCATAGGCAGAGATAAACGTAACTGTTAATTTATCTATAATAAGTTTCAGCTTAATAACCCTATTGCACATTCTAACTACCTCAATTATCTCATCTACCCACTTTTCTGTTAAAAATATGCTTACATCACCCACTCTATCACTTTTGCATACCCAGGAGAATTTGAACCTGTTTCTTACCCGCGAGAAACCTAGCTGAGGTTCCCTTCCATCTTACTACCAATGCTCCAGCATTTCAAtaatctcgccagacctacctttcatagTGCCAACGTTGATAGCAGCAGCCCTAGAATTGTGTAGTTTCTCCAACACATTAACTCCTCTTCAAATTTCAGTATCTTGAGATGAGCCCTGTCTACTTTTATATTTGATGAATGGCTACTATAGAAAAAAGTTAAATAGATTCCCCTTTAATTCTATCTATTTTATGGGCTTGTATTTTCTATTgggaaataatatattaaaaatcaaaaaattcaaCTGAGTTCATTGAAATAAATGCTCAAAAACAATGTTAGTAGATCTTCGTTGTTCAACAATGAGGAATCAGTTGTTCAACCAGTATATACTAATGGCTGGGTATGCCACACACATGTATGGCACAGTGTATGTCAAGGCTGTACTTTCTGAATTACATGTACTTTTCATCTAATGAGCTTCAGTATAGTTTTTGTCTAACCAATTTCATACACAAAGTAAAGGTTGGCCTGAGGGTGATATGAAGCTCActctgcaaccacatggttctgggttcagtcacacagtGTGGCACTttcggaaagtgtcttctactgtagccttggcctgactaaagctttgtgagtagatttggcagatggcaattgaaaaaaaacctgttgtgtgtgtgtgcatgtgtctttgtgtctgtttttgtcccccatcatcacttgacaatcagtgttctttcaaacaaaagagtctgatagaataagtaccaggtttaataagaaaagtactggaattgattcattcgactaaaaactcaagatggtgccccagcatggccacagtctaatgactgacacaagtaacatataaaataaattctacaTAGTAATATCACACTTagaacctcatgattgtaaggcaaacttcttaaacatttGGCCACACTGCACCTGTCAAAAGTAATGGTAAACAGTAAGTACAGCTCAACAAGTACAAAAGTGAAATTAAGCTTtgggtatatttaaatatattttcacagaaaTTTCATCAATCCATATAAAACCTATTTTACATACTGCACTTTCTAATCTACTGAAATCAAAGTTGATGTTATACTTGGCGAGAACTGTTCATTTGTTTCTGAATTTCAAACATAAAAATAGAAGCAGCCACGACATTATTTAGGCTATCAACTCCATTAGCCAATGGAATAGATACATACTGGCCATAATGtttgaaagcaaactttttagcaTCAGCACTTAGTCCATGAGCTTCATTTCCAACTACAAGAACAATCTCTTTTCCTGTGTAAGAAACCCGGTGATACACATTGTGAGATAGTGGCACTTTGTGGTACATTTCCTCCTCAACAGACAagtctattttgttttcttgagTCTTGTCACTGTCTGACTCATTGGCCACTGAGTCATCATCTATTGACTCATCACTTtctgattgtttgattaattgatCAATATCTTCAAAACTGTAAACAGGATGCAATTGCGGTGTTTCACTACTCAACGTTGATGCCAATAGTACTTGAGGCTCTTTTCCCAGGTAGTTTGACATGCTTCCCCAAGATATATTGTTAATGATTGGAACTCGGAAATGTGATCCACAGGCAGATCGTAGTACTTTAGGCTCCCAGATATCCACACAACCTAAAAGATGAAAGCATATTTAATTAGTAAATAATATAATGTTCAAGTttataaataatgcacataattaatttattcatatattttatcagtCAGTATCAATAAGAGAGGGTCTATGGAATTTTAATCTAAaaagaacttttattttatttgcttctatAATATCCAATTTAAGAAAatactgttttcaaattttggcacaaaatcgattacactgatcccagtgctcaactcatacttatttctattgaccacaaaaggatgaaaggcaaagttaaccttggaagAATTTGGCATTTTAAAAATAGCTGAAAGAAGTTTATACGataaaatgtcactaaacattttgcctgacatgctaacagttctgccagcttcttGCCCAATAGTTAAGTTAATATTACTATGTTAATATAATGAACATAACAGAGCTAATTATgtggaaaagaaaagacaatattagtcaatgactaatattattttaattattctggCATATAACGAacggtgcttgagaagacccggcaagccaagtgagaccataactttgtggcctatgccaggagtgtaaccagcccacttatgcgtaccttcccttcattggacactgcttgcgaagacctgttgaggcaagtgaaattgaaatcaaattcgatgactgacatccgtgcaagtggagcactaagagcacgatcgttaccagcgttgccttactggcacttgtgctggtgtgcaggtgacacgtaaaaaaaaaaacaattttttcatggccattgccagtaccacctgactggccctcgtgccggtggcatgtaaaagcacccactacactctcaggctggttggcgttaggaagggcatccagctgtagaaactctgccagatcaagattggagcctggtgcagccatctggttcgccagtcctcagttaaatcgtccaaccaatgctagcatggaaagcagacgttaaacgatgatgatgatgaacttcagATATGTTTCTGTTTAACTAGATTTCCTCACTAAAGTTTAGATTACTGCACATTTGCTGAAGTATGGTTAAAGCTGGCATTGTTGAGGACAAATAATAGTGAAACATATCCAAAGTGTACAGACATAACCAAACACTGGTGCACAGTAAAACTGATAGACTGCAGTTCGGACAGAGAACTTTGTTAAGATGAAGTGGTTTGATGAGAGGCTTCCAGTCTAAGAGATGAGAGACAGTTGAAGTCCATTcgcattgtggctgtgtggtaagaaacttgcttcccaatcacatggcacctttagcaagtgtcttctactatagtcctgggctgaccaaagccttgtgagtggatttagtagacagaaactgaaagaagcccataagtaccaagcttaacaaaaaagaaaaaagaaaaaactactggggtcgatttattcagctaaacaattctccaaggcagtgccccagcatggccatagactaataactgatacaagtaaaaaataaaagataacagtATCTTAGCCAGGAGGTTCTCAtgacacagtaaaaaaaaactttgctcTGCTCATGTCAAATACAATAACACTGCTTTGGTCAAAACCATCAAAAGATTCAGACCACTGGCTGGTAATATTCTTTATACATAAACCATAAACTCCTACAGTTAAACACATTAGTTCATTCAGATTAGTGGTGGTCAACATCAGGGGAGAAGAGATTTATAACATCTTGAGCAGCAAATACAGTTCATCAGATAGAACAgaatatcttttgttgtttacttgtttcagtcattggactgcagtcatgctagacagagcaccaccttgaagggcttagttgaacaaatcatctccagtacttatttttcaaatctagtatttattctattggtctcttttgctgatacACTAAATTATAGAGACAAAGACAAACCAACAtgagttgtcaagcaatggtgggaacaaatgaaaatatacaaacacacacacacggcaagtTTCTGCTCACCAAATTCACTTAAAGAACATTGGTCAGtacagagctatagtagaagacatctgcccaaggtgctgtacagtgggattgaaccctaaaTCATATAActacaaagcaagtttcttaaccacacagccatacttgtggCTATAAATGGTAATATAAATGGTAATACTTGTGGctataaataataatggtaatataatGGTAATATTTCAGTAGCAAATCATGTTTAATTAATGCTAGAATACATATTGATTTTCTcattgtatactatgtatataaaggaaagatcatcatcattattacaagatgtctgttttccatgcagggTTAGGATGTTTAGACAGGAACAGGTAAGTcaggagactgcaccaagctctgctGTCTGCTATGGCATAGTTTCTGTGGCTGGCTGTACCCTTCCTGATACCaactgtactgggtgctttttatgtggcaccagcagcagtgaagTCACcaggtaatttgcaagacaagaccTCTTCAAGTGAGgtgggagtagtattgagggataGAAAGGTGTCTTGCATTAGAAGAAAGACATGGCTTCCTCAGATGGAGAAGAGAATGAGGAGAGAAAGATAATGAAAATGTGATAGAAAGCGGGTAGTGGCCCATACACCCAAGTTAGAGAGTGATGTATATAGTGGGGTGGACTAGAGAGAGAAGATGGGTAGGCGGGTGAGTTCACAAGATTTCAAAAGGAGAATGGTAGCTAGAAGTGGTGAAGAAGGAAAAGGATTTAACAGTTGCATATTATGTGTAGATAGGTAAGTGGACACATAAGGGAAAATGGCGATGATAAGTGAAACCACAGTGGTGAGCATGGGTGGATTGCAGGAGAGAGCGGGTATCATGGGCATGGATTTTACTTTGCTGGGCAGgtcatctcaagcacagcatatcaccagtagtctcagtcctttgtcatctctgttAGGCTCAATATTtgaagatcatttctcaccacttcatctcttCCACAGATCCCCTTCATATtttgagattggcacttctttacacagctatcctcgtccatacacatcacatgaccaaaccagtgcagtcttctctctggcacactacatctgatatctcttatacccaatttttctctcaaaacatTGTTGTACATGCAGAGTGCCATTGCACATCCAGCACAGCGTGCTGGCATCATTTTTTTccaagccttcacatgtcctctgcagtcagcCCATGTTTTGTtgtcatgtagcatagctgtctgTACACAGGCATCACagtttgcctttcactctgagggagaggcccttagtaATCAATAAAGGtaatagttctctgaactttacccagccaATTCTTAGTTTAGCAGCTACCTTAATTGCTTTGTCTATCATGCTTCTGTCAAGTCAGATAGCTGGTCTCTCTCTGTTCGGGACCATGTTAAATAGACTTCCTTTAAATTATTATATGCTAGATAAAAAATTACTTACCTACAGATGCAAGAACTTTTGAacaaccaacagcagcagcagatcgTATCAAAGTACCCATGTTACCAGAGTCTCGGATATTATCAAGAATAATAGTTAAAGGAATTGTCTTAGTCTGAGTGACAAGGGATTCTCCAGTACTTGGCATTTTGAAAATAGCTGAAAGAAGTTTATAAGGTAAAAATTTGCTCAAATACTTTCAGAtttagtacaaaaaaaaaaagagagagaaaaaaaaaagcatggtccttataattttgtaaatttctTTGTACTTTGTGAACAACACTGACATTGTCATTTTCAATAGGTCTTTCGCTAGTCTACTGCATTTCCAAAAACAAGATTAATGAGGGAGTGTCTGTGAAACTCAGGTAGAATACCCCAATGCATTTTAGTTTGACACTCCAAATTGTCACTTTCcttgctcacacacactcatgtgtatgtgtgtgtgtataagaacagATGGATAGTGTGTCAATTCATTACCACTATTTCCAACAAATTTTTCATTGATTAATGGAGACATATTATCCAActgttgttatttattcatttactattCACCTCTCACAGAACTTGCTCCTTATGTAGATCTGAAGTATATAATGGACTATACTTAGTACAATGTACGTTTGTTGATTAGCCTCAGGGCTATTgatatactcatttactcttttacttgtttcagtcatttgactgcggccatgctggagcaccgcctttgggtACAGTTAATCATATACATAACCTGAATATCCATCTGTACTTCAGTACTCacatataaattcctctatttttgtTGTGTATACATTTCACTTTTTGACCTGACCCAATGCCTTACCATTTAAGTGCTAGATTCACTTGAATcctgatctattatatatatatagatatagatatgacaAGCCTCCAGAGAATTTGCTTTGACTGATTTTTACTTACAATGCAAGACCATACCAGCACCCATATATGCAGTGATCATCGATATGTTTGCTATTGGAAAACTaataaagattaaaagattaaaggaTAATTCAGGATAAATGGAAAGAATAATTT
This DNA window, taken from Octopus sinensis linkage group LG4, ASM634580v1, whole genome shotgun sequence, encodes the following:
- the LOC115210744 gene encoding rRNA methyltransferase 3A, mitochondrial, with amino-acid sequence MAVFLRTMLFIGTRSRPQACLCKGKHSFGVHRPMVNKISPEEEKKKILTKKGFLQPKINKVKGSKFNTRKDKIVGTQENTLVFHSEKLSSEDPRFGSQINIAKSRKTRYKTGKIFLEGKRLIMDALESGAECSVMYVTSEVEPFSLPAHLVGKFPIYKVQYKHLKLWSDVVTPSGIAAIFKMPSTGESLVTQTKTIPLTIILDNIRDSGNMGTLIRSAAAVGCSKVLASVGCVDIWEPKVLRSACGSHFRVPIINNISWGSMSNYLGKEPQVLLASTLSSETPQLHPVYSFEDIDQLIKQSESDESIDDDSVANESDSDKTQENKIDLSVEEEMYHKVPLSHNVYHRVSYTGKEIVLVVGNEAHGLSADAKKFAFKHYGQYVSIPLANGVDSLNNVVAASIFMFEIQKQMNSSRQV